TGGTGTAACCTGGGGGTCCTGACACAAAGGAAAGTCATGAGGGAGGAGGGTTGCAAAgcagttgtgtgtggggggggtgggattgccaccttcacttctgtactgaaggcagcagcactggAGCCTCTGGCAGTTGCAAGAGGTTCCAGGAGGTAAATGTGGGTCTGATcttcccctgtgctgctgggagcaccaCAACTAGAgactcctagctgctagtcccagctgagcTTTGCTCTTTGCCTACACTGTGGTTCTCTgtgggagatcagacccacctctgggtaccTCCTCCAGTTGCTGGGTGCTCCCAGCTGCACTGGGGAGATCAGACTTACCTTCACCTCTGgcaccctcctgcagctgcaggaagctctgggactGCTGTCTAGCCCCAGAGCTTCCTGTAGGTGGGGTAGGTTCAGGAAGGTGGCTCTGATGTGCCCGTGAGCATGGCTGTGCAGAGGAAGAGTAAGTCCTATACCTCCCCAGcctagcagctggagccagggACATGATAGTAGCCCCCCAGATGGGGTGCCCCTAACCCTACCCCTTCTCCCTTCCAGTAGctagatttcacgggggaggcctgatttcatggtccatgacatgtTTGTCATAGCAGTGAACTTGGTAGGGCCTTACATTTACTCCAGGGCTGATTGCATGAGGTGGTAGGTGCTTGACTGGTAGGTGCCAGAGTGCACAGGCTACAGGATCATTCTCTGCTTGTGTGCAGTAACTGACCCCTTGTCTGCTTGAGTGACAACATTAGGGGTAGAAGGGTGGCAAGAAAATGTGATTTCAGTCGACTCATTAGTGGTGTGTTAGAGCAGATCTCTTGGAGCAATGCAGGGTCTTGGTTGCTCAACTCTACGACTAACTTCCCAGCATGTATCAGGAGCAGCTCTAGCACTGAGGAAGATAGAGGCTTGTGATGTGGATAGGTTTAAGGTGTCCTGTAATACAGCAGGAGCTGCTGTTAAAGTGCAAGGTCTaattgggttgtgggaggggatcATGCCCATTCCGCGCTGTGCTCTCTGCAATGTGGGACTGCCTCTAGCAGGCTGCAGCAGTAGCTGGGGGTTAGGAAAGGCTGGGCCCTAGTTTCAGAAATGACTTTGTTGTTGCAGCTGCTTTTGGCTGTCACTGCCTGAAGGGAGCggatgggggaagaggtgagggTGAGTGATACCCATTCAGTGGCCCTTTACACACCTCTCCCTTCACAGGTATTTCTAGGTTCCCTAATCTATGTAGTCACAGCCCTTGCCCAGAcccttctccttcctccactTGCATCGCACCTCTCACCTTCCCCCCATCTAAACTCAGGGCTCTGCTCAGACCCCTCCCCTTCATAAATATTCATAGGCTgggcaccacccccaccccccgactgcTCCTGGGACAGCCCCGGTGCTGGCTCCTCCCCGCCGCCGGGGGGCGCTGTGAGCGGCGCAGCCCTGCCGGAAGCGCTCGCGCCGGGCCCACGGGAGAGCCGGGCCCCTCATGTCTCAGCCGCCGCTGCCCTTCGCCGCCCGCTTTGcggggccgccgccgcccccccagtACCGCTGCTTCCCCCCGCCGGGGGGGCTGTTCGCGCCTTCCCCCGCCGCGGGCCCCTTCCCGGGAGCCCAGCCCCCGCCGCCCTTCCTGCCGCCCCCGCCGGGGGCCCCCGAGCTGCCCCCCGCCCACCGTCCCCCCCTCTCCGCGGGGGGCGGTGGCCCCTACTTCCCCGCCCCCGGGGGAGGCTGCGGCCCGGCTCCGCTCGGCCGGGAGGCGGCCCCGCGGCTCCTGTTCCCGGCCCCGGGGCCGCCGGCCTGGCCGCcgcgcccgccgccgccgccgtgGGGCGAGGGCAGCGCCGAGCCGCGGGGGGAGGCGGCCGAGGGGGAGGCCGCCCTGAGGCAGCGCGATGAGCTCTGGCTGGCCCAGTTCCTGGCCCAGAGGAGGCCCCGGCCCCGcggcttccccccgcccccgccgggcGCCCCGAGCCTCAGCCAGGCCCGGCAGCTGGCGGCGGGGGCCCTGGGGCCGGTGGCCCAGCTCGCCGGCCTGTGCCGCGCCATGCGGCAGCAGGAGGCCGCCGGGGACGAGGCGGGctgggcccaggcccaggcccggGCCCGCGCCCTGCTGAGCGAGCTGCAGGAGCGGGTGCGGCCCCTGCGGGAGCCCGGCTACCTGGGCGAGCTGCGGCGCAAGGCGGAGAAGGCGCGGAAGCGGCGGCTGCGCCTCCACAAGAGGAAGCAGGAGGCCGAGGCGGCGCGGGAGGAGGAGGCGGCCCGGGCGGCGGAAAGGGAGGCCAGGATCGACCAGTGGCGAGCCAAGTGTgtccaggaggtggaggagaagaCCCGGGTACTGCGCCCCCCCCCGTACCACTGCCTGGGGCTGTCATGGAGGGGTGCTCGGGGTGCTGGAGCAATCCACAccgtgggggtgctgagagccattgaaccaacctATAAACCCTGtctatagggttgccaactgttgcgaaagaaacccaaacacccatgccccgcccccttgccccccccccccttctctgagacccgatcactccatcccctctccctctgtccaCCCCcaactctcactcactttcaccgggctggggttggggtgcagggggggtgtgTGGGAttcaggctctggggggggggagtttgggtgtgggagggggtttggggtactggctctgggatggggctcagggctggtgttGGGTTGCGCGAGGGGGTTTGGGGtactggctctgggatggggctcagggctggtgttggggtgcgggagggggtttggggtactggctctgggatggagctcagggctggtgttggggtgcgggagggggtttggggtactggctctgggatgggggtcagggctggtgttggggtgcgggagggggtttggggtgcaggctccggccgggtggcacttaccttggaTGGCTCCTGGTTGGcgggcacagcggggctaaggtgggctccctgccagccctggccccgtgccgctcccggaagaggccagcacgtccctgcagcccctggcagggcGGGGGACAAGGGGTTCCACGTGGTGCCCCTGCCTGcgggcgctgcccccgcagctctcattggctgcagttcctggccagtgggagctgcagagtcagcggttggggcgggggcagtgcgcggagacCTACTGGGGGCCCCcataggggctgcagggatgtgctggccgcttccgggagcaggcAAGGGAAAGCAGGGAGACCGCCTTAGTCCCGCTGCACTGCCAGACTTTcagcagcctaaaatctcctggtttggttTCAGTAACCTCCGGGAGATAGAGCCCGATTCCAGGAGACGCCCAatgaaaccgggagggttggcaaccctggtagggtgctgccgcaccccctggtttgaagtggtttccgaaactacttcaagccagggagtgcggcAGCACCCCGACTTCCAGCACCTGTGGGGGTGCTGTGCTTTTTGAGATGGTCTTGACCATTGGTAGTCCTTAAAGATCCATTGTGGGCGTTGACTCCACTGCTCTGGCCAAATCCTGACATGGCTGATTGCATTCAGTCTACATAAAATTTTCCTTGCACACAGTTCTTCCTTTTTTGCCATGTACCAAGTGGCTAAATTGGAGAGTGCACTGATCCTTGTTGTATCCCTTAGCTACCTCACTGGTGTGCTTGTATGCTTCCATGCTTTGCCCTCCTTTAATGAAAGTTCCAAGAAGTGTGAGGAATtattttatgcatccaatgaagtgagctatagctcatgaaagcttatgctcaaatgaattggttaatctctaaggtgccacaagtactccttttctttttgcgaatacagactaatacggctgctactctgaaaccaggaattattataattctctctctttttttttttttttttttaagttttgcaaGAAATTTTGCAAGAAATTTAGTAACATTCTTACAGCCCCACTTCCTGGAGTCGAGGGATTATGTGAAAATCCTTGCtttcaaaaatttttttttaagtacatttctagcccttgtgcttgcagagaaaagcttgagaatgTGACCCGAGTATCCTCTAGATGCTCAGGATGTGTCTGCACTACAGCAGCACGGCTGTGTGGCTGTAGCGCCATactgtagatgcttcctacacaATGGAAAGGGTTTTTCCACGGTTGTGGTTAATCACCTCTCCAAatggcagtagctaggttggcaGAAGAATTCTCTCACTGACtgagccatgtctacactgggggttaggtcagcttaactagcATGCAGGGATGTGaatgtttcacacccctgagtgatgtagctgggtaAGGCTAAATTTTAAGTATATATCAGGCTttagaaaccagaaggcaaagaagaacCTAGAGTGAATTATTTTTTAACGTCATGATTTTTTGAaaacttggggttggcaatactgttgtTGACCAACTGAAAGCTCCATTCATTTCCATAGCATAATTCTCACTGTAAGCAATTTGGAAAAGTGTTTCCCTGTTTTTTTAGCTctccattttatttatataattttttttttttaaagcaaaagatTTATCCTGCATTAGGGGCCTGAAGAGACGTGTCATAAGAGCTCTATGTCATCTCTATGCCACCAAGGAGTTACTTAGTCAGGATACCAGATCCACTCACTATACAGTTGTGTTGTGTTACTAGAATGCTACAAAGCATGCAGTGTAAGTTTCAAGATCTGACCCTATACATTTAACCTTGTGCTCTACTTACAAACTAGTACATCAACCCTGGGTGCCAAATccggaccaccagatgcttttgaatggaccaggaaatctttgtatttacttattactatcatttattattattatttttatattattttctttggAATCTGGAGTTTGTTCACCAAGACatttggatcttgacaaaaaataattgattaccccaTAGTGCATCCTACCATGGGACTTGGATCCCAGTTTTGTTTAATCTGCATACATTATCTGTCATTTTGATGTTCTGAGTACAGAATTTATTACGGTTTATGAATTTACCAGCAGCCTCTGATACTACTGCTTTGGTGTTACTCTGCTGCTCTCCAATTTTTTAGGCTTCTTTGCCctgttttatttctttccatTAAAAGTGACACAATAGGCAGGTGACTGATTTACttcatctccatcattggaatattgttttcacttatttttCCCTTTATCCTATGTGagctttctttttaattcttgCCCATATATGTaatttcatgttctctctgtacaTTCTTCTGTTCACAGGAACGTGAACTTAAAGCTGCAGCAGACAGTGTCTTATCTGAAGTAAGGAAAAAACAGGCAGACACAAAGAGAATGGTGGACATCCTGCGTGCTTTAGAAAAGCTTCGAAAACTGAGAAAAGAGGCAGCAGGAAGAAAAGGTAAATTATTGGCACTTTGTGATCTATGCAGAAATacaagaaataaaacatttttagacAAATATTATATAGGCATTCAAATATAGCTAGCAAATGTCTTAATTTTGCAAAACTCCATAATATTGAGAATTTTCCATTCTTGCATTAGGTAGCTCCTTTCTTCATGATTACCCCTATTTCATTGTTATGGATTAAAGGCTTATGCAACATGAGTAAGGCTGGCAAAAACTTGCCCTGTGTAATTATCTGTGTAATACAAACTCTCTACTAAAAATGGGATATGATAATGGTGCTTCCAAGCTCTAAAACTTCTGTTAAGTTTATGGAGACTTCAGATAGCCTATAAGATGAATTGGTGCCCTTGCTTCATAAataaagggtatgtctgcactgcaattaaaaacccgcagctggcggGCTATGGGGTTGTTTAATTATGGTGTCCACGAGCTGGGACTGTTCCACCTCCCATGATACTAGGACCTaggccccagcccaagccccacaagcctgagtcaggtgGCATAGGCCtgccgtgggtttttaattgcagcgtagacaatACTCAGGTGGTCACTTGGGGGATTTATTTGCAGAGGTCCCCATAAGGCAActttatgcttaactttactgctgtgagtagtcccatggattttaattgaaatcacaaatcagtgggacttctcattctagtaaagctaagcatgtgcgtgagtgtttgtaggatcagggccttgggtCGCAAggtatttttttggttttgggtctttttctttccTCAGATGGTACTTTACTGTTTGGGTAAAACTGTTCTGCTCTCAGGATATTTCAGCAGAATAGATATTTCTAAGAACAATAAGCTCTTGGAGACCTGATTCAACAAAtcccaggatcaggcctttagtggGTTTTCCGAAGGTATTTTGATAAGGACTTCTCCAGTAGTGTCTTTTTACTTGCTCCTGACTCTGCCAAATTAGTAACTTCAATAGGTTTCCTGCATTTATTCCAAATGCTTTAAGAAAGTCTCACCAACTGAACCTGTTAAATAATGATTTgctaatacagtaaaagctgtgttatctggcactttaccaaccagaaagctctataaattGGCATttcaggagggagtgcggggcgtgggctctgggagggagtttgggtgcaggaggaagctcagggcagggggctggggcgcaggaggggtttTGGGCTGCTGGATCCAGGAGGCActcacctcaggcggctccccacAAATAGCGatatgtccctgctgctcctaggcggaggcatggccacTTCCAGCCAGGCGGTGCTGCGGGCTGCCTCCGCCGCAGGTGttgccccgagcactggctccgcagctctcattggctggtgaccacagccaatgggagctgcaggggtggtgcctgcgggcggaggcagcgtgcagagctgcgtGGCTGCGCCTCCACCAAGGAGCATTGACCATAGCTGGTGGTGTctgcgggcagaggcagcgcacagagctgcctggccgggagtggccacacctccgcctaggagcagcagggacacgtCGCCGCTTGTGGGGAGCCGCATGGACCCGGCACCTCGACACCCGTcccgcaacccaaccccctgccccgagtcccctcccgcaccaaaACTcactccctcttagttaaccagaatttttgacttACCAGCACCTCCCATTCTCCCAACGTGCCAGATAATAAAACTtttacagtaataataataataataataatgaataattacTTTATATTAGGTGGTATTATTAACAATCGTAagttacatttatttaagcagtaTGTGCTGAGTGTACCCAATAACCAGACTATCGGGAACATTTTGTACATAAATAATAAACGTCATGAATAGAGTACCTGGCTAGTGAGGATTCGGAAGATACTGCTTGAGCAGTTACCTTAAATTCCATCCTTATAGGACAGTATCTCTGAAAGATTGTTGTGTGTAACTGTAGTATTCTGCATGATATACATTTCTTTCCAAACTCCTTCTTGACCCACGTCATTTTATTGGAGGATAGTCATGAGGAAAATGGGTGACCAGATATAAGTTAATTGGAGATTCTGCAAACTCCACTCTCAGTATGAAACTGAAGTGAGTACCATTTCTGTGATTGAAAATTATAACTTAATTCACTGTCTGTATAGGTGTTTGTCCTCCACCCTCAGCAGATGAAGACTTTGAACATCACATACAGAGGCTGAGGACACTGATCAGAAAACGCTCTGAACTGTATGAAGCTGAAGAGAGAGCATTAAGAGTTATGTTAGAAGGAGAAcaggaagaagagaggaaaagagaaatggaaaagaaacagaagaaagaaagggaaaagcttcTACAGCAGAAACGTGACATTGATTCCAAGTTATTTGGGGATCCAGGTACATTTCTGCATATTTTAGTTCAGTATTGGGGAGGTTTTTTTCAAAACAAGTCAGATTAAAATGCAAACACAACTTTGCTTGGAAAAGCTGCTATGTGCTGAAATTACTATGAAGAGCAGGAGACAAGATACACAAGTTCATTCATGCCCTTTCATTATCATGTTCATAGAATTGGAAAATTACTTTATGTAAGAGGAGTATAGTCACAGTATCACAAACTATGATTTCACCAAACCTTACAAGCCAAGCAGGATTAGGCTGAATTTGGTATTTAAATGGAAGACGTCCCACAACATGTTGATATGTTAGTATTGGTGATTCAGCAGGTGTCATTGCTCCTTTTAGTACAGCCCCAATACCAGTGTGTTCCCAGGGAGGGAGGTTGCTACTGGAAGTATTGTCTTTTGTAAGAGTGGAGAAAGTCCTAACCACTTGTAGGCATCAGAAATCCCATAATACTTTTTGTAACAATAATATATTAATTAGCAAATTTAAACAGTAATCACGGAGTGACAAGTGAGATATGGCACCTTTAAGGATCCTAACACTTTTTGATATTGAAGGTCATATCTTGTTGAACAGTTTTCTTATGTATGTGTTTTAACAGATGAGTTTCCTCTTAATCATCTACTGCAACCCTTTAGACAATATTATTTACAAGCTGAGCATTCTGTACCAGCCCTCATCCAGATAAGGTAAGAGCAAACATCTTTAGTTTATTAGTGGTAATGAGGTGGTAGTCTGTCATGTAGAGATTTGTGAAGATAAAATTACATCGTCTGTTGTTTCATTGACCTCCAGAGTATAAAGTTTATACCATGAATTCTCATCAGATCACTTTGATTATAAAATTGGCAGCTCTGTTTGCCTAACTCTGCTTTCAGCTAACATAAATGTATTCCCACCCAAAAAACTTCATTAATATAGAGTTATAATTGCTGAAATATatttcctcacaacaccctgaacattaaaaagaaaacaaataataaattaaggCAACTTTCACACGCAATATTAATCTCAAAGCACTAGCTCACTACAATCATAACATATAATCACACCAACACACTTGTGGTTGCTAAAAACCTCGTTTTCAAGTCAACAATATTACTGCCCTCTGCACACAAAAAAACCTTGTGAATCTTCCTGGAACACTTGACCTGCTTTTACATGGGAGCATGCTTACCTTCTCATAGAaagtttaaaattaagttttacaAAC
This window of the Chelonia mydas isolate rCheMyd1 chromosome 10, rCheMyd1.pri.v2, whole genome shotgun sequence genome carries:
- the PDCD7 gene encoding programmed cell death protein 7, with the translated sequence MSQPPLPFAARFAGPPPPPQYRCFPPPGGLFAPSPAAGPFPGAQPPPPFLPPPPGAPELPPAHRPPLSAGGGGPYFPAPGGGCGPAPLGREAAPRLLFPAPGPPAWPPRPPPPPWGEGSAEPRGEAAEGEAALRQRDELWLAQFLAQRRPRPRGFPPPPPGAPSLSQARQLAAGALGPVAQLAGLCRAMRQQEAAGDEAGWAQAQARARALLSELQERVRPLREPGYLGELRRKAEKARKRRLRLHKRKQEAEAAREEEAARAAEREARIDQWRAKNVNLKLQQTVSYLK